One Keratinibaculum paraultunense genomic window carries:
- a CDS encoding Mrp/NBP35 family ATP-binding protein, with amino-acid sequence MIDCIIGVMSGKGGVGKSTVSAMIAEELNKKGFKVGIMDADITGPSIPRLLNISHKKATANELGIIPVTTSNGIKVMSLNLLMEHEDQPVIWRGPLIAGVVEQFWADVQWGDLDYLIIDMPPGTGDVALTVMQSIPISGLVMVSVPQDLVSMIVSKSINMAKKLNIPILGVVENMSYVKCPDCGNKIRIFESESTIEFLKDNNLKLLGELPMSKDIANISIEGNDMIEEEIKSIFEQIATNIIEVLS; translated from the coding sequence ATGATAGATTGCATAATAGGGGTAATGAGTGGAAAAGGAGGAGTTGGAAAATCTACTGTATCCGCAATGATTGCAGAGGAATTGAATAAGAAAGGTTTTAAGGTAGGAATAATGGATGCAGATATTACTGGACCAAGTATTCCCAGGCTTTTAAATATAAGCCATAAAAAGGCTACAGCTAATGAATTAGGGATTATACCTGTAACTACTTCTAATGGAATAAAGGTGATGAGCCTTAACTTACTTATGGAACATGAAGATCAACCAGTAATTTGGAGGGGACCATTGATTGCTGGAGTAGTGGAGCAATTTTGGGCAGATGTACAATGGGGAGATTTGGATTATCTCATTATAGATATGCCACCAGGAACAGGAGATGTGGCTCTAACTGTGATGCAGTCTATTCCTATATCAGGATTGGTCATGGTATCTGTGCCTCAAGATTTGGTTTCCATGATAGTTTCGAAGTCCATAAATATGGCTAAAAAGCTCAATATACCTATACTAGGTGTAGTGGAAAATATGAGTTATGTAAAATGTCCTGACTGTGGTAATAAGATTAGAATATTTGAAAGCGAAAGTACTATCGAATTTTTAAAGGATAATAATTTAAAATTACTAGGAGAACTACCTATGTCTAAGGATATTGCCAATATATCTATTGAAGGAAATGATATGATAGAAGAAGAAATAAAAAGTATTTTTGAACAAATAGCTACAAACATAATAGAAGTTTTAAGCTAA
- a CDS encoding DUF134 domain-containing protein, whose protein sequence is MARPIKCRRVEFLPKTTSFIPLGKEGSKSKAINLKVEELEAMRLKDIEGLTQQECADEMGISRQTFQNIIDSGRKKVAQALVEGRGINIKGGNYVFTHCRLKCKSCNEIYEANFIRDKNTCPNCHSHKIVCKNKGAKCKKLCIK, encoded by the coding sequence ATGGCTAGACCAATTAAATGTAGAAGAGTGGAGTTTTTACCCAAAACCACTTCTTTCATACCATTGGGAAAGGAAGGTTCTAAATCAAAAGCCATAAATTTAAAAGTGGAAGAATTAGAAGCTATGAGATTAAAGGATATTGAAGGTCTTACTCAGCAGGAATGTGCTGATGAGATGGGTATTTCTCGTCAAACTTTTCAAAACATAATAGATAGTGGTAGAAAGAAAGTTGCCCAAGCCTTGGTAGAAGGAAGAGGCATAAATATTAAGGGAGGTAACTATGTATTTACTCACTGTAGATTAAAATGTAAAAGTTGCAATGAGATTTATGAAGCAAATTTCATAAGGGATAAGAATACTTGCCCTAATTGTCATTCTCATAAAATAGTATGTAAGAATAAAGGTGCAAAATGTAAAAAACTGTGTATCAAATAG
- a CDS encoding DUF2508 family protein: protein MKNYYKRKAKKILECANLLSNSIKTNEKTEEEKVLESLKEAHSEWKNKEKYFQSVNEPELIDYAIYEMEASKIKYMYLLKKIKEMNLE from the coding sequence ATGAAAAATTATTATAAGAGAAAAGCCAAGAAAATATTAGAATGTGCTAATTTATTATCCAACTCAATAAAGACAAATGAGAAAACTGAAGAAGAAAAGGTATTAGAAAGTTTAAAAGAAGCTCATAGCGAATGGAAGAATAAGGAAAAGTATTTTCAATCAGTAAACGAGCCTGAATTAATAGACTATGCGATATATGAAATGGAAGCATCTAAAATAAAATATATGTATTTATTAAAAAAAATAAAAGAAATGAATCTAGAGTAA
- a CDS encoding pro-sigmaK processing inhibitor BofA family protein: MGISTFLAFIFGLFLLYVIGMILVIPIKIIWKLIINGVIGGILLLLFNLIGKGLGLFIAINPITALIAGFLGIPGVILLLILQKFL, from the coding sequence ATGGGGATTAGTACTTTTTTAGCATTTATATTTGGTCTATTTTTACTATATGTAATAGGAATGATATTGGTAATTCCTATTAAGATAATATGGAAACTAATAATCAATGGAGTTATAGGTGGTATATTGTTGCTTTTATTTAATTTGATAGGGAAAGGTTTAGGATTATTTATAGCAATAAATCCAATTACAGCGTTAATAGCTGGTTTTTTAGGAATACCAGGAGTTATATTATTACTTATATTGCAGAAGTTTTTATGA
- a CDS encoding 50S ribosomal protein L25: protein MAAVKIQVEERTGLGKNKVDKLREKNFVPGVLYGKGEETKHIQVDRRIFEKVYKSAGMSTLIDLEFEGEVVPVLIKEVQIHPFKNEYLHVDFQKLNMDEKVKLTLPITLVGRENIKQQPSVLIQQLDEIEIECLPGDIPEDIVVDVSDIDFNTPILVSDLDIFNNENITILREADDVIASLIEPTEEIIDEEEEVLEADEVPVIGEDDVESEDEEDVEEENEEE, encoded by the coding sequence GTGGCAGCAGTAAAAATACAAGTAGAAGAAAGAACTGGATTGGGGAAGAATAAAGTAGATAAATTAAGAGAAAAAAATTTTGTTCCAGGAGTATTATATGGAAAAGGTGAGGAAACTAAACATATTCAAGTAGATAGAAGAATTTTTGAAAAAGTATATAAATCTGCAGGTATGAGTACTTTAATAGATTTAGAATTTGAAGGGGAGGTTGTACCTGTACTTATTAAAGAAGTTCAAATACATCCATTTAAGAATGAATATTTACATGTAGATTTTCAAAAATTAAATATGGACGAAAAAGTTAAATTAACTTTACCTATTACTTTAGTAGGTAGAGAAAACATTAAACAACAACCTTCTGTATTAATACAGCAATTAGACGAAATTGAAATAGAATGTTTACCAGGTGATATTCCCGAGGATATTGTAGTAGATGTATCAGATATTGACTTTAATACCCCAATCCTCGTATCTGATTTAGACATATTTAATAATGAAAATATAACAATACTAAGAGAAGCTGATGATGTAATTGCTAGTTTAATTGAACCAACTGAAGAAATAATAGATGAGGAAGAAGAAGTATTAGAAGCAGATGAAGTTCCAGTAATAGGTGAAGATGATGTTGAAAGCGAAGATGAAGAAGATGTGGAAGAAGAAAATGAAGAAGAATAG
- the amrA gene encoding AmmeMemoRadiSam system protein A has product MGKVLSGYLMPHPPIIIDEIGGIEGRKAIRTIEGCETIAKDIRDKQPTTIIVVTPHGPLFSDAISISVSEELFGDFSRFGNRNLKFNFKNNLELVNEIIEESHKQGIMIAKIDKNFAINYNIDVNLDHGALVPLYFVSREYQDFKLIHITYSLLSPIELYKFGNIVKEKSLESEENVVLIASGDLSHKLSYSGPYSYSPYGVQFDKKIVEILKKGDFKSIVTFDLGLSERAGECGLRSLMILAGFLDGFKIKPEVLSYEGPFGVGYCNAIFHVMGENEKDNTFKEICALKENKIQEIRNKEDEFVRLARNSLEYYIKTGRIMEVPKDLSPELLNQRRGAFVTIKKDGVLRGCIGTIEPTRANLAEEIIHNAVSAGVRDPRFEPVREEELPYLIYSVDVIYPPESVSSIDELDAEKYGVIVSKGFRKGVLLPNIEGVDTPSEQIKIALRKAGIEEYENYKLERFRVERHF; this is encoded by the coding sequence ATGGGTAAGGTATTATCTGGTTATTTAATGCCACATCCTCCTATCATAATAGATGAGATTGGTGGAATAGAAGGAAGAAAGGCTATTAGGACTATTGAAGGGTGTGAAACCATAGCTAAGGATATAAGGGATAAACAACCTACCACCATTATAGTAGTAACTCCTCATGGACCACTGTTTTCAGATGCAATTTCCATATCTGTATCGGAAGAGTTATTCGGAGATTTTAGTAGATTTGGAAATAGAAATTTAAAATTTAATTTTAAAAATAATTTAGAATTAGTAAATGAAATAATTGAAGAATCTCATAAACAAGGTATTATGATAGCTAAAATTGATAAAAATTTTGCAATAAATTATAATATAGATGTAAATTTGGATCATGGGGCTTTAGTTCCTCTATATTTTGTAAGCAGAGAATATCAAGACTTTAAACTTATCCATATTACTTATAGCTTATTATCACCAATAGAGCTTTATAAATTTGGAAATATTGTAAAAGAAAAATCATTAGAATCAGAGGAAAATGTAGTATTAATAGCTAGTGGAGATTTATCCCATAAATTATCCTATTCTGGTCCCTATAGTTATTCTCCTTATGGGGTGCAATTTGATAAGAAAATAGTAGAAATTCTTAAAAAAGGAGATTTTAAATCCATAGTAACTTTTGATTTAGGATTAAGTGAAAGAGCTGGCGAATGTGGACTTCGCTCCCTTATGATATTAGCAGGTTTTTTAGATGGTTTTAAAATTAAACCAGAAGTACTATCCTATGAAGGACCTTTTGGGGTTGGATACTGTAATGCTATATTTCACGTTATGGGAGAAAATGAAAAAGATAATACATTTAAAGAGATATGTGCTTTAAAAGAAAATAAGATTCAAGAGATAAGAAATAAAGAAGATGAATTTGTTAGATTAGCACGAAATAGTTTAGAATATTACATTAAAACGGGTAGAATAATGGAAGTTCCTAAAGATTTAAGCCCAGAATTATTAAATCAAAGAAGAGGTGCTTTTGTTACTATAAAAAAAGATGGTGTTCTTAGGGGTTGTATAGGTACTATAGAGCCAACAAGAGCTAATTTAGCAGAGGAGATAATTCATAATGCGGTTAGTGCTGGGGTTAGAGATCCTCGTTTTGAACCTGTAAGGGAGGAAGAACTTCCTTATCTTATATATTCTGTAGATGTAATATATCCTCCAGAATCTGTTTCATCCATAGATGAATTGGATGCAGAAAAATATGGAGTAATTGTTTCTAAGGGATTTAGAAAAGGTGTATTATTACCTAATATAGAAGGAGTAGATACTCCTTCTGAACAAATAAAAATTGCCCTTAGAAAAGCAGGTATAGAAGAATATGAAAATTATAAACTAGAGCGATTTAGAGTAGAAAGGCATTTTTAA
- the amrS gene encoding AmmeMemoRadiSam system radical SAM enzyme, whose translation MKCMYYEKLEDNKIKCNLCPHNCIINEGKTGICRVRKNEKGELISLNYGKHTSYAYDPIEKKPLYHFYPGKDIFSIGSFGCNLKCDFCQNWEIAHGDSLTMAIEDEDILLLAQSKGSIGIAYTYNEPTISYEYILHMSKLVKEYGLKNVLVTNGYINEEPLKELLPYIDAMNIDLKSFNEEFYRKFCKGSLEPVLNTIKIAAQYTHIEITNLVIEGLNSSKEEIRELSKWIGSIDREIPLHLSKYYPSYKMRLPETSYEVLLRSKEIANEYLDYVYVGNVWGIDNNTYCPNCNNCLIHRYMGGEIIGINNNKCSKCGRPINVIY comes from the coding sequence ATGAAATGTATGTACTATGAAAAGTTAGAGGACAATAAAATAAAATGTAATTTATGCCCTCATAATTGTATTATAAACGAAGGGAAAACGGGAATATGCAGAGTGAGGAAAAATGAAAAAGGAGAACTTATAAGTTTAAATTATGGAAAACACACCTCCTATGCCTATGATCCTATAGAGAAAAAGCCCCTTTATCACTTTTATCCAGGTAAAGACATATTTTCTATAGGAAGCTTTGGCTGCAATTTAAAATGTGATTTTTGCCAAAATTGGGAGATAGCTCATGGGGACTCTTTAACTATGGCAATAGAAGATGAGGACATACTATTATTAGCTCAATCCAAGGGTTCCATAGGCATAGCTTATACTTATAATGAGCCTACCATATCCTACGAATATATACTTCATATGTCAAAATTGGTAAAAGAATACGGATTAAAAAACGTACTAGTAACCAATGGATATATAAATGAAGAACCATTAAAAGAACTACTTCCATATATAGATGCTATGAATATAGACTTAAAATCTTTCAATGAGGAATTTTATAGAAAGTTTTGTAAGGGAAGTTTGGAACCAGTACTAAATACCATAAAAATAGCTGCTCAATATACCCATATAGAAATAACCAATTTAGTTATAGAAGGGCTGAATAGCTCAAAAGAAGAAATAAGGGAATTGAGCAAATGGATTGGAAGCATAGATAGAGAAATACCTTTACATTTGTCTAAATATTATCCATCGTATAAGATGAGACTTCCTGAAACCAGTTATGAGGTTTTATTAAGGTCTAAGGAGATTGCTAATGAGTATTTAGATTATGTATATGTAGGGAATGTATGGGGAATTGATAATAACACCTATTGCCCTAATTGCAATAATTGTCTTATCCATAGATATATGGGAGGGGAGATAATAGGTATAAATAATAATAAATGTTCTAAATGTGGCAGGCCTATAAATGTAATATATTAA